A single region of the Nicotiana sylvestris chromosome 6, ASM39365v2, whole genome shotgun sequence genome encodes:
- the LOC104229027 gene encoding disease resistance protein Roq1-like, with amino-acid sequence MAFPNESIKKWKYDTFLSFRGEDTRDNFVEPLRKRLEETGISAFKDDVRVERGKPISTQLFKGIESSRYAVIVFSENYASSTWCLEELTKIIECVETKGQKVLLVFYNVEPSDVRMQSNSFARALVQLEADLQEQDTDYWVKLQRWKDALCKAPNFAGPDARKTVKRDEEKCIELIVKEIYRCEEGRVSTIVKYQLGIESRVNKVESLLKVGLDDVHFLGICGRAGVGKTTVARAIFDKISCQFEGSCFVANVRAVSKTEGLKYLQESLLLQILECQHSDLHLTSVDEGVKVIRTMLRSKKVLIVLDDVDDDKQLECLVGKRDWFGDGSRIITTTRNADLLCSHNELYSVPELARHEALELFSWYAFQQGSPNKEYEKLSCCIVNYACGLPLALEILGSFLYKRGMKEWTSAIERLEDTGGDNDNIVKLLSLSLDGLDNEDKNIFLYIACSYKGKKKDDVIQILNKFGFKSEIGINFLAKNLLLYISEGRIEMHDLIEQMGQQVAHDVDQDKLWDLWLDSYINAVFLAHQISRTTFPIASQNKSAQIWKYDVFLSFRGEDTRRTFTTQLHARLEDNGIYTFKDDMELVRGRDIATGMLRSIQESRIAIIIFSKNYVASKWCLEELIQIMECVDNKGTTVFPVFLDVEPSDVRKQKNGVAEALARCKTSSGFEKVLQWKEALQNAANIAGWHVPTTANGDLAECIKHIVNQVAWSLSATL; translated from the exons ATGGCTTTCCCAAACGAATCCATTAAAAAATGGAAATATGATACCTTCTTGAGTTTTAGAGGGGAAGATACCCGCGATAACTTTGTTGAACCTCTCCGCAAACGCCTAGAAGAGACGGGAATAAGCGCATTTAAAGATGATGTGAGGGTTGAAAGAGGAAAGCCCATTTCAACACAACTCTTTAAAGGCATTGAGAGCTCAAGATATGCCGTTATCGTCTTCTCCGAGAACTATGCTTCATCCACCTGGTGCTTAGAGGAACTCACCAAAATTATAGAATGCGTCGAAACGAAGGGACAGAAAGTCTTGTTGGTCTTCTATAACGTTGAACCATCTGATGTACGCATGCAAAGTAATAGCTTCGCTAGAGCGCTGGTCCAGCTTGAGGCAGATTTGCAGGAACAGGATACTGATTATTGGGTAAAGTTACAGAGGTGGAAGGATGCTCTATGCAAAGCACCCAATTTCGCAGGACCAGATGCTCGTAAAACTGTCAAAAG GGATGAGGAAAAATGTATTGAACTAATTGTGAAGGAGATTTATCGCTGTGAGGAAGGGAGAGTTTCAACCATTGTAAAATATCAATTGGGAATTGAATCCCGTGTAAATAAAGTCGAGTCATTGTTGAAGGTCGGATTAGATGATGTTCATTTTCTTGGGATATGTGGAAGGGCTGGTGTAGGGAAGACAACGGTTGCAAGAGCAATTTTTGACAAGATTTCTTGTCAGTTTGAAGGGTCTTGTTTCGTTGCAAATGTTAGGGCGGTTTCAAAGACCGAAGGCCTAAAGTATTTGCAAGAGAGTCTTCTTTTACAAATCTTAGAGTGCCAACATTCAGACCTTCATCTAACAAGTGTTGATGAAGGAGTGAAAGTGATAAGAACAATGCTCCGTTCCAAGAAGGTTTTAATTGTTCTCGATGATGTGGACGACGATAAGCAATTGGAATGTTTAGTTGGAAAGCGTGATTGGTTTGGTGATGGCAGTAGAATCATTACAACAACTAGAAATGCAGATTTACTTTGTAGCCACAATGAGTTATATTCTGTCCCTGAATTGGCTAGACATGAGGCCCTTGAACTTTTTAGTTGGTATGCCTTTCAGCAAGGGTCTCCTAATAAAGAGTATGAAAAGCTCTCTTGTTGTATAGTAAATTATGCCTGTGGTCTACCCTTAGCTCTTGAGATCCTGGGTTCTTTCCTCTACAAACGAGGCATGAAAGAGTGGACAAGTGCAATAGAAAGACTCGAAGATACTGGCGGAGATAACGATAACATTGTTAAGCTACTCAGCTTAAGTCTAGATGGATTGGACAATGAAGACAAGAATATATTTCTTTATATTGCGTGCTCCTATAAAGGAAAGAAGAAAGATGATGTGATACAGATACTGAATAAGTTTGGCTTCAAATCAGAAATTGGAATAAACTTCCTTgcaaaaaatttacttttatatatttcGGAAGGAAGGATTGAGATGCATGATTTAATAGAACAGATGGGTCAGCAAGTGGCGCATGATGTTGATCAGGACAAGCTATGGGATCTGTGGCTTGATAGTTACATAAATGCTGTTTTTTTAGCACATCAG ATCTCGAGAACTACATTTCCCATAGCTTCCCAAAACAAATCGGCCCAAATATGGAAATACGATGTCTTCTTGAGTTTTAGAGGGGAAGATACCCGCAGAACTTTTACTACCCAGCTCCACGCACGTTTGGAAGACAATGGAATTTACACATTTAAAGATGATATGGAACTTGTAAGAGGAAGAGACATTGCAACAGGAATGTTGAGAAGTATTCAGGAGTCAAGAATTGCCATTATCATATTCTCAAAGAACTATGTTGCATCCAAATGGTGCTTGGAAGAACTCATTCAGATCATGGAGTGCGTTGACAACAAAGGAACAACAGTTTTCCCTGTCTTCCTTGATGTTGAGCCATCGGACGTACGCAAGCAAAAAAATGGAGTTGCTGAAGCATTAGCCAGATGCAAAACTAGTTCTGGTTTTGAGAAGGTGCTGCAGTGGAAGGAGGCTTTGCAAAATGCAGCCAATATAGCAGGATGGCATGTTCCTACGACTGCCAATGG GGACTTAGCAGAATGTATTAAGCATATTGTCAACCAGGTTGCTTGGAGTCTTAGTGCAACATTGTAA